One Bacillus cereus ATCC 14579 DNA window includes the following coding sequences:
- a CDS encoding cytoplasmic protein, which produces MKGIEDLVQVSIRTNERDIEFTSFKGHIVIKQSLDGETSSVVVTQDELNMLQAIFKGEMPGYMDSILNRSL; this is translated from the coding sequence GTGAAAGGGATAGAAGATTTAGTACAAGTATCAATTCGTACAAATGAACGTGACATTGAATTTACATCTTTTAAAGGTCACATTGTGATTAAACAGTCTCTTGACGGGGAGACATCATCAGTAGTCGTTACACAAGACGAGTTAAATATGCTACAAGCTATTTTTAAAGGTGAAATGCCTGGGTATATGGATTCTATATTAAATAGAAGTTTGTAA